One segment of Streptomyces sp. NA02950 DNA contains the following:
- a CDS encoding PleD family two-component system response regulator — MPGLSGRVLVVDDNKVIRQLIRVNLELEGFEVVTAADGAECLEIVHQVRPDVITLDVVMPRLDGLHTASRLRADARTCHVPVAIISACTQYEMDSGKALGVDAFLAKPFEPTDLVKLVGRLMRRGGAGATAPGDAAPVVGPTG; from the coding sequence GTGCCTGGGTTGTCCGGCCGGGTCCTTGTCGTTGACGACAACAAGGTCATCCGGCAACTGATCAGGGTCAACCTCGAGCTGGAGGGCTTCGAGGTCGTGACCGCGGCGGATGGTGCCGAGTGCCTGGAGATCGTCCACCAGGTGCGGCCCGATGTGATCACTCTCGATGTCGTGATGCCCAGACTGGATGGGCTGCATACGGCATCACGGTTGCGTGCGGATGCTCGGACGTGTCATGTGCCCGTCGCGATCATCAGTGCGTGTACGCAGTACGAGATGGACAGTGGGAAGGCGCTGGGCGTCGACGCCTTCCTGGCCAAGCCCTTCGAGCCGACCGACCTGGTGAAGCTCGTGGGGCGGCTGATGAGGCGAGGGGGTGCTGGGGCCACGGCTCCTGGTGATGCCGCGCCGGTTGTGGGGCCCACCGGCTAG
- a CDS encoding SWIM zinc finger domain-containing protein, whose product MEGFSESTLRALAGPRSFERGRGYLDAVSGVEVGDGWVTASVHGTERYEVELTLDGPGGLSGECDCPYGLEGNFCKHLVALGLTALAQRESLPRQRKAARDRAQDLEGWLSDLSKDELLALVREQVAEDRQLRRRLELRAASARGNLAAFRARIRDLLDIGPFAQHGYVEYADARTYADQAGQAVSAIGALTGSGRADDAIPLAREAMKLLADAVESVDDADGWLGQVGADLADAHLEACRAARPDPEELARWLVGHALGDVDDGLTDIDPLDYEEILGEAGMAVLRAGGRGVAG is encoded by the coding sequence ATGGAAGGGTTCAGCGAGTCGACTCTGCGGGCGTTGGCCGGTCCGCGCTCCTTCGAACGGGGAAGGGGGTATCTGGACGCGGTGTCCGGGGTCGAGGTCGGTGACGGCTGGGTCACCGCGAGTGTCCACGGCACGGAGCGGTACGAGGTGGAGCTGACGCTGGACGGGCCCGGCGGGCTGTCCGGAGAGTGCGACTGCCCGTACGGCCTGGAGGGCAACTTCTGCAAGCATCTGGTCGCCCTCGGCCTGACGGCGCTCGCCCAGCGGGAGAGCCTGCCGCGGCAGCGGAAGGCGGCCCGGGACCGCGCGCAGGACCTCGAGGGGTGGCTGTCCGACCTGTCCAAGGACGAGTTGCTCGCCCTGGTGCGGGAACAGGTCGCCGAGGATCGGCAGTTGCGGCGCCGCCTGGAGCTTCGGGCCGCGAGTGCCCGCGGAAACCTCGCTGCGTTCCGGGCCCGTATCCGCGATCTGCTCGACATCGGCCCGTTCGCGCAGCACGGGTACGTCGAGTACGCCGACGCCCGCACCTACGCCGATCAGGCCGGGCAGGCGGTGTCCGCGATCGGCGCGCTCACCGGTTCGGGCCGGGCCGACGACGCGATCCCCCTGGCGCGGGAGGCGATGAAGCTGCTCGCCGACGCGGTGGAGAGCGTCGACGACGCCGACGGCTGGCTCGGGCAGGTCGGTGCGGACCTCGCCGACGCCCACCTCGAAGCATGCCGTGCGGCACGCCCCGACCCCGAGGAACTCGCGCGCTGGCTGGTCGGCCATGCGCTCGGCGACGTGGACGACGGCCTCACAGACATCGACCCGCTCGACTACGAGGAAATCCTCGGCGAAGCGGGGATGGCCGTCCTGCGAGCTGGCGGTCGAGGCGTGGCGGGGTAA
- a CDS encoding DUF234 domain-containing protein → MDFKGRVADLDLLSRQLGVVTGGAGATRGQAVIMTGRRRVGKSRLVQEFCDRSGVPYVVFQATRGRNAVAERADFSVALAQSALPGAELVAGLHAADWNQALRSLAVAVPDDAPSVAVIDEVPWLVEQDQEFEGALQTVWDRHLSAKPVLLILVGSDMSVMEALQSYGRPFFGRAAKMTVRPLHLADVQAMTSLDAADAVDALLITGGFPEIVQSWRPGMGRTDFLREAVANPLSPLLMAGELSLLGEFPEASHSRAVLEAVGSGERTFSTIAAQAGGAGALPSGTLSPLLHILQAKRILATDLPLSAKADTKNKRYRIADPYLRFWLAFLQRGIPLIERGRGDLALERIERSWTTWRGRAVEPVIRESLLRLLPDDRWPHTEAVGGWWNRQNNPEIDLIGADREPVAGAVHFIGSIKWLESQSFGRREYDALARDMLAVSGAEPDTPLVAVSRCGVEDGLPLAAHWGPEDLVRAWQ, encoded by the coding sequence ATGGACTTCAAGGGCAGGGTCGCTGACCTCGATCTCCTATCCAGGCAACTGGGCGTCGTGACCGGGGGCGCGGGAGCCACCCGGGGCCAGGCTGTGATCATGACGGGGCGGCGTCGGGTGGGGAAGTCTCGTCTGGTCCAGGAGTTCTGCGACCGGTCCGGCGTTCCGTACGTGGTCTTCCAGGCGACCCGGGGACGTAACGCCGTCGCCGAGCGAGCGGACTTCTCCGTGGCGCTCGCGCAGTCCGCGCTGCCCGGGGCGGAACTGGTGGCCGGGCTGCACGCAGCGGACTGGAACCAGGCGCTGCGGTCCCTGGCCGTCGCGGTGCCGGACGATGCCCCGAGCGTCGCGGTGATCGACGAAGTGCCGTGGCTGGTGGAGCAGGACCAGGAATTCGAAGGGGCGCTGCAGACGGTCTGGGACCGTCACCTGTCCGCCAAGCCGGTTCTGCTGATCCTGGTGGGCAGCGACATGTCGGTGATGGAGGCGCTGCAGTCGTACGGCCGTCCGTTCTTCGGCCGGGCCGCGAAGATGACCGTACGTCCGCTGCACCTGGCCGATGTGCAGGCCATGACCTCTCTGGATGCGGCGGACGCGGTGGACGCGCTCTTGATCACGGGGGGCTTCCCCGAGATCGTCCAGTCGTGGCGACCGGGAATGGGCCGTACGGACTTCTTGCGCGAGGCCGTGGCCAACCCTCTGTCGCCGCTACTGATGGCAGGCGAACTCTCACTCCTGGGCGAGTTCCCCGAAGCCTCGCATTCGCGAGCGGTGCTGGAGGCGGTCGGCAGCGGCGAGCGGACCTTCTCCACCATCGCCGCGCAGGCCGGAGGCGCGGGTGCCTTGCCCTCCGGGACCCTGTCGCCATTGCTGCACATCCTGCAGGCCAAGCGCATCCTGGCCACCGACCTCCCGCTCTCCGCCAAGGCCGACACCAAGAACAAGCGCTACCGGATCGCCGACCCGTACCTTCGTTTCTGGCTGGCCTTCCTGCAACGGGGAATCCCGCTCATCGAGCGCGGCCGCGGCGATCTGGCGCTGGAGCGCATCGAGCGCTCCTGGACCACGTGGCGAGGCCGTGCGGTCGAGCCGGTCATCCGCGAGTCGCTGCTGCGCCTGCTCCCCGATGACCGATGGCCCCACACGGAAGCGGTCGGCGGCTGGTGGAACCGTCAGAACAACCCCGAGATCGACCTGATCGGCGCCGACCGCGAACCGGTCGCGGGCGCGGTGCACTTCATCGGCTCGATCAAGTGGCTGGAGTCGCAGTCCTTCGGCCGACGCGAGTACGACGCCCTGGCTCGGGACATGCTCGCGGTGTCCGGCGCCGAACCGGACACCCCGCTCGTGGCCGTCTCCCGCTGTGGCGTTGAGGACGGCCTGCCGCTCGCGGCGCACTGGGGCCCGGAAGACCTGGTCCGCGCCTGGCAGTAG